GAAAAGGAAGTTTGAGAAAACAAAAGCTAATTCTTCTGTAAAACCATGATCCTTCGCCTTTATTTGCTGCATGATGATCACAAGTTTCAAGTGTGCATTTGACCATAAAATGTGGGATTTTGTGCTTAGAACATACAACAATACGTacgtacaataaaaaaaaaatctggattcCTGTTGAGAACTAGTTCTTCCAGACAGGATACTGCTGATAAGATATAGCATTATCTCTCTCATTGTGTATCAACCTGTGGTCTTCAATGATCTTTAGCTATGTCTTTCAAAAGAGGCTTTTCAGACCCTCTTTTTCAggtgggtgtgtctgtgtgtgtgggtgtgaggtGACTTACACAATTAGAATCAGTGTAAAAGCTGCCTTCAGATGAAGTGTAACAGCTTAGTGAGACATGTATTAGTACTGTATTAGTGCAGCATGTCCTGATCTAGGCATTTTCCTGACAAGACCTGCAAACTTTGTTTTTTCCCACACTCAAGTCAATGCCTGTTTTTCCTAATAAATGGGGAAAAACATTAGATAAAAGTTCTAACTGAAGTTAACaacataaaatgaaatgtttattttgttttgtttttgctcattTTTTATAAGGGAAATCAATTTCATGACAAAAGTTCTAAAATATGTACCTCTGATATTATAGAAAGTATTGTGCCCAGTAGTCAGGAAGCCTATTCGTGCAGTTGTGAATGCTTATGATCTAATGTAAAAGAATCTTTGTAAGTTGGAATCAATAATATGCTCATCTGGGCTATTATAGCTACTCACTGTTACATTATAAAAATAGCTCAAACTGGTACATGCATATTTGTCACTGGAGAGGTTTAGGTTTTTAAAATCCTCCTTTCTTGTGAAAGTACTATGAAAATGATTGAGGAATGTTGGAAaagatcacttttttttttttaaccttgtgGTTGTAGGAGAAAGCACAACATGGCAAAGACAGAcctgggaaaacaacaacaacacaatcttCACTGGGAAGAAGTGAAACTTTTAGTGAAGTAAATGAAGTTAAACAAAAACAGCGGGGGAGGGGCTTACTCTATAATTGGTACCTATCATGTGACCTATTTCTCAATGGGTTGTGTTAATGCTGAGCTTGCTTATAAAAAGCCAGCCCCACTGTTATCATTGCTGTATTTTGTGTGTCTGAGGCAACAAAGCAGACTGATAGATTTGTTCCTCTGAGTGCAGGAGGCATGGAGACGCAGGACAAGAGTGAAAGAGTACCACATCAGATCAGACTTGAAGCTTTCCACATATCTGAAGAATATGGATTTGTCCTAGAAGCACCATTGGTAAGCAGAATCTTATTTTATCGGtatgtgttttaatttaatttagatttgagttgacttttgtgtgtgaaaataaagcTCTTTCCCCTAAGTCTTCAGCACAGATGGAAACTCAAACTATATGACTCCTGACCTTTGTAGGAATAAAGGCTGTCTGATGTGAAAGCACAACTGTGTCCCTCATGAGTAAGCTGACTTGTATTAAGCTATCATATTCAAGTGTAAGAAAccctcaattaaaaaaataaaaaagggtaaAGAACTCATAACCTTCTTAAACTCCTGGTTCTGTATATAAATAGATTAATGAAAATGTGTCTGAGGCTTAAAATCCTATGGCCCTCTGTAATATGAATTCCCTCAAGGCTTTAGTGCTGGGAAGTACATTTTCTTCAGTGAATCCTGCAGCCTTcacctcttctccctctcctgtGTGACATGTCAAGTTTGGAGCAGTGTGCACAGGCCTTCGAAAGGTGAAAACCAAGGATCCACATTCCATGGGATCAATAACTACCACGTCTACAAAACCAGAGTTCAACACTGCTCAGAGTctagtaaataaatgaaaagataCCTTCAACTAACCTAACTGGCAATAAATctgaccttttattttttatttttaggttaACCTTTTTTTAGGACGCATCACAGTTCCGCCCGTTTAGAAGAGGTGTGGAGAGCACAAACTGTACAGTGTTCTGCTTGGtggttctctttttttttcaaaactagGCCCTTCTCATTTTGGGAAGTTGGGTGTTCCCCAGAAATGCCACCGACAATAATTTTTTCAAACGTTACAATTGTTACACGTTATCTCTTCAGATTGGTATTCATCTCAGGAGAAATCCCCTTTGCTCCTATCATGGTAAATTACTCCTCCCCCCTCGCCTGTATCCATAAAGCTGTACTATCATACAAGTGTTCTAAAATCAACTTccaagcatatatatatatatatatatatatatatatatatatatatatatatatatatatatatatatatataattattattttttttatttttttttttatttttttgaggtTTTCAATCTCAGTGCTTTTGGTAGGATAGTAATCCTATACTCACCATATGCAACTTCTGTTGTGCGTTGTCAGACAAACCTACCCGTCTACTATCAGATATGGATGGAGACCGCAACCAACCTCGCCTTCTACATTGAGACGCATCGACTACGTGCCAAAGTCAAAGAGGTAAGGCTTCCGACCTTGCGGTTTGCTAACGCGGTGCACTGGACTTGAACCCTGCAGCTTCTGTCAGTCCCCGAAATAAACTACACTGTGCATTTGTATGTTTTGgatttcaataaaatacatatagctcaatcaggtgtgagACTTGCAATGCTCAAATCCCTCTTTGCAGCAAATTAAAAGCATTTGGTTATGTTTGTACTGAAgataaaaacacacatgcactgtaagAACATGGTATCGATCACGATCGGTTCTTCGCTTACATTCCGCCCTGTGTTGACTAGACATGAGTATCTGAGTCACTGCTTTTGCAATCCTGGGAGAACCAGAAACATAGAAGTGGGCTGGGAAAACCCCACAGAGTCCCCAAGAAAACCCTGTTCAGACGTTTTGTGCGATGAAAGCAGATATATTCTGAAAGATGGCCAACAATGTACTAAAAAGTATGTGTTATGTGTTCATCAGACCTGggataaatgtgtgtataatacaattttaagtGACTATTTGAACATAATGAAATGCATATAGCAGTAAGAGATTTGAAAGTAAATAATTGCATACTATTTGTAAGTTGAATACAGATCACAATGTAactgtttattattaattgaatttgaatctcggaaagtattttttatttatacaatattGAAATAGTATTTGAGATGCAATGGAATActataaacacttaaaaaatatgtaattgcaTACAGCAGCTAAATTATCCTGAAATCAAAGACTCGTTAAACTTTAATCACCAACTAGTTACACCTGctgatgtttttaaaacattaatgagCAAATTGTCAAAACACCTGGGACAAATCATTCTTCAGCTAACAGATTTGTTGAGTGAAGTAGATATTTGAAAATGATGTAAAATCTTTACTAAATCCATAAAAGGCAAAcggaatgttagggtatattgtcaaaagggTAGAATTTAAAActagggcagtgatgttcagactgtacaatgcactagttagacctcatctggatactgtggacagttctgggctccacacttcaagaaagatattgctgctctagaggcagttcacaggagagcaaccagacttattccaggtctgaagggaatgtcctactgagagactgagggacctgaaccttttcaccctggaacagaggagactacgtggggtcTTGATTCacatcttcaaaatcatgaaaggcatcgaccacatcaaaccagaggagcttttccagatcagcagggacacacgcacctggggacacaaatggaaattgggcttcaaggcattcaaaacaaaactagagacacttcttcacacagagttgttacaatctttAACacactccccagcaatgtggtagaagctgaaaatttgggtacatttaaaaatagactggataggatccctTGGACCTCTTGGTTATAAATGGACAGCagatgagcatgatgggtcgaatggcctcctttcatttgtaaacttatGTTATCAATACTAACAGTAAAACAAAGCCATTTTCAATAGGTAGTGTTAAAACTCTTCACCGTTTAGCGGTTTTAACTGTTTTTTGTGAAATCATTATttgaatatcttttttttttaataatctatAGTTAAAAACTTAAACTATttggtatttacaaaaaaaatgaaatacaactgTTTTTGGCTGTGGTGTGGATTGTGCAAgtcattttatttctatttttagttttattttactcTTTACATCCTAACATTGTTTAATTTAGGTTTTTCATGCTGTCAAATGGTTTGTGTATATAGAAGTGTCCttgacatttattattatttttttatatatatatatatatataaaaaaaaaacttctaggCTTTTGTGAGAAATGCCTTGGTCCATATCATTATTAGTAGAAGTAGTTCAAAGTTGGTAACACCTTTTTTATGGCACAGCAATAGTGGTGGTTTGCTTCAGAGAACCAGAAATTGTTCTAGATCAGTTCATTTCACTTAAATTGGGTGAAAGAGACCCTTTCCAttcttgcaaaaaataaaaatgatggaGGCGAGGAAAGATAGGTTTTAGCCTGGGAAAGCTGGGGAGCATCAAGGGGGGAGTGCGATTGTGAAAGTGTTCTCGTGCTTAGCTACTGAGCCCCATTCTCTGTGTGGGCAACTATATAACATTGTTCAGACAGTTGTTTCCTGTGTTATCCACAGATGCCCCTGCTGAGTGTACACCACCTCAGTGGGCACCGGGAGTTGAGACTGGCACACTTGGCACTGAGTTTCATTACCATGGGGTACGTGTGGCAAGAGGGACAGGAACAACCTGCCAAGGTAAAGCGGTATTCTGTATATCTCTGTTAATGATCTCCAGCACTGGTTTTATGGGGATATACAGTGCCTGGTTTGTGGTTTGCACTTCAGCAAATGTCTCAATCCATATGGTATAAACATACTTTAAATTCATGGTATCCTGGATGATTTTATACGTCGATTCGCATTTTGATTTAACACTTTATCCAAAAAAAGTAATCTAATAATGGCACCCTTACCAGATTTATATTCTGTAATAACTCTACAGTATTCATTTGTTGTCTTACTCTGTTCAGTTTCTCTATCCAAATGGCAAGTAACACATCACAAAAACATGACatcaattttacatttaaattctaaattacaataacaacaaacaaaacaaggtagttgtgtaaaaaaaatccaatattGTCGCACACCTAGAAATGTGGATgtggacagaaaaaaaaaaaaaagagatctgAAATGTGGAAATTGAGCACCGACGGTACCCATATATGGGTGTTTGACTACAacgatacaaaataaacaaaaaactttcAGATCACCCTACAACTTCCAAAAGTATtcctacaataaaaataaaaaactttatgAAACTATAATTCCAGAGCCAGTATTACAAATTAGAGGAAATTACAGTGTGGACATTGGTTGCAATAGATCATTAATAGTAGTACGCGTTtaatacaacaaacaaaccagacCTCAACAACAATCTGAACAAAGTGGCATTAAGCACTACATTAAAAACTACAGTGACTGTTTCTTTACAATTTAAAACTTTCAAAGACATTAATTTTTTCAATCAATAACCTATGCATTTGAcagttataattatttttcacaTAATTAACTTGGTTTaagcaaatacaaattgacTGAATATTTTATGTAAGAGCTAGATTCAAATTAGACCTTAATTTCTATTCCATTAATAAACTGAACATTCAATCTAAGCCTAGATCTAAATCTACTTTGAATACATGGCAGAGGTGTGATCTTTATATTTTCTATATtccaaaatacactcacctaaaggattattaggaacacctgttcaatttctcattaatgcaattatctaaccaaccaatcacatggcagttgcttcaatgcatttaggggtgtggtcctggtcaagacaatctcctgaactccaaactgaatgtctgaatgggaaagaaaggtgatttaagcaattttgagcgtggcatggttgttggtgccagatgggccggtctgagtatttcacaatctgctcagttactgggattttcatgcacaaccatttctagggtttacaaagaatggtgtgaaaagggaaaaacatccagtatgcggcagtcctgtgggcgaaaatgccttgttgatgctagaggtcagaggagaatgggccgactgattcaagctgatagaagagcaactttgactgaaataaccactcgttacaactgaggtatgcagcaaagcatttgtgaagccacaacacgtacaaccttgaggcggatgggctacaacagcagaagaccccaccgggtaccactcatctccactacaaataggaaaaagaggctacaatttgcacaagctcaccaaaattggacagttgaagactggaaaaatgttgcctggtctgatgagtctcgatttctgttgagacattcagatggtagagtcagaatttggcgtaaacagaatgagaacatggatccatcatgccttgttaccactgtgcaggctggtggtggtggtgtaatggtgtgggggatgttttcttggcacactttaggccccttagtgccaattgggcatcgtttaaatgccacggcctacctgagcattgtttctgaccatgtccatccctttatgaccaccatgtacccatcctctgatggctacttccagcaggataatgcaccatgtcacaaaggtcgaatcatatcaaattggtttcttgaacatgacaatgagttcactgtactaaactggcccccacagtcaccagatctcaacccaatagagcatctttgggatgtggtggaacgggagcttcgtgccctggatgtgcatcccacaaatctccatcaactgcaagatgctatcctatcaatatgggccaacatttctaaagaatgctttcagcaccttgttgaatcaatgccacgtagaattaaggcagttctgaaggcgaaagggggtcgaacacagtattagtatggtgttcctaataatcctttaggtgagtgtacgtgggattacaatatataaatataaattttgttttaaatgttggaATATACTTTAGAAATGTAACCACACTGTGTAtcatattaaaaacaacaaaactataCAAGACACTATGAACCTCAAGGACCAGCGTTTGACTCTAAAAATTTCTTGGATAGTTCTATCTTTAGCCAAAGGTTGAAAATGCCTAAAATATCTGGTTGCTGGGCATACTGCAGAACCAAGGTTGGAGACCAGTTTCTAATCAGTTACCAATCACCGATCACTTTAGTTTTGCAGACGCTCATTTGTTGACTGGTTGTAGTGACAATAAAACTAAAGTGAATTCTGAAATCCAGAGTTTGGTGTGAATAAGATTCTTCGCCTGTCACAATCTACTTATTGACAGTTTTTGCTTATTTACAGACCCTTCCAAAAACTCTGGCTGTGCCATTCTGTGAGGTGTCAGAAATTCTAGGTCTTCCTCCAATCTTGGTTTATGCCGACTCGGTTTTGGCCAACTGGAAGAAGAAGGATCCCAATGGGTAAGTGCCATTCCTCCTGGCTCCATATGTGTCCAGTGTCCTTTATAGCTACTTGATATATATCTGTAATTGGTTTGATATAGCCCAGTATCTAACTTTAATccttattttatcttttttaaacCTGCCAACCCCTGTCTATGAAATCTGAAAGGCCAATGGAAATGGGGTGAGTCAATCTCATCTTATTTAAGTTATGAGTGCCTTCCAACTTCTCCTTTTGATTGAtctgtattaataaaaaaaaacagtagtaTCTTTAATTGAACCCTAGGAACTTGGACACTGTGTTCACATTCCCTGGTGGGGAGACCTGCAAAGGATTCCTTTTGGTGTCTCTAATGGTGGAGAAGGCAGCCAGTACAGGATTACAGGTACCGTTTGTGTCCATGTAGCTGAACTACAAAACCCATTGCTCCTGACTGGTGCAACTAGCCCTTAGAAGGAAATACTTGAGACCgaggtgtgtgttttttttgttttgtttgttttttagaacCTCTAATTTGCCCCCTTTTCATCCCAATGTGGGATTGCCAACCTCGGCTCGGCACCAAGACTTCCACGCAACTTCCAGGAGACAAAGCCATAATCTAGTTCTCCCAGTACGAGCCCCAAGTGCTTACAATTCAAGGATTGCATCAATCCGAGGACTTAATGATTATGAAAAAGCCTGTGTCCTGAACATTCTGTCACCTGAGCAGCCTCAGGAGTTGATTTTGTGTGGTAAACCAATTTAGACCAAGCTTTATTAAAGTCGTATCCTCTAGCTCGTGGGAAAAATGCATGCTTTTAGTACTTTTACTGGATATGGCTTTTGAGATTTGTCCTGAATCGAGTGCTTTAAAGTAGGCTACAGGCACTGCCACTGAATTTGCACTGGGCGAAAGCAGTGTGTGCTTTGAGGGACAGGGACTGTGAAACCATGGAGGTTTTCATTATAGGTAATTTTGTTCTCTTTTAGGAACTGTTCATTTTTTCCTGGGGGAAACCGAATTATGTTATTGTTCACAATCACAGATGAGATTATAAATGACGTTCAAAGACATTTTACTTCTCTTATGTGGTGGTGGGGGTAGAGGAAATGTGAGGATGTGAGGGATTGTGAACTTCTCTTCCAGGGCATCGCCACAGTGATGAACTCCATGGTGACTAATGATGTGAACTCCATGCACAAGGCTCTTCTGACCATTGCCAAGTCCCTGAGGAAGATGAGGGAGATATTCAAGCTTATGCATGGTATTTTCTCCTCCTAGGGTGGCACTAATTCCTCAAGGAATTAAAATGAGCATGTTCTGATTTTCAATTCCTACATGTATGCTAAGCCAGGCCCCCTGAACAGTCCATCATTCTTCAACCAAAGGGTGGAGTGGCATGCAGATCTCAAAGAGCAGGATAATGTTGACAATCAGGGTTGGGGAACACATGGAGACAAATCGCAGCAATCAATATTAGTTGCCTAACTGTCCATTATGCTCAGTTTTACACTTCTAATCCTCatcttttaaactttttttttttttaaatgggggAAATTTGATGGAGTCAGGTTTAAGTCCTCCAACTCTTTTTCTTTGGACATTTGAAATGGAAAgtgttcttttaaaaatatcctttttttcttttttttacagaatatgTGAACCCTTTGTCGTTTCATGGATTCCTGCGTATCTTTTTCTCAGGGCAAGTTTCTTCTACAAATAAGTAGAATTAGGCTGCCATGCTTAGTTTCTTACACATTCTGTTAAGACGCCTGTCATTTCCAAAAGAGATATTAAGATCCATACAGTGCATCTTTAACAAAGTGGTGACTTAGTTAAATCTATCTCAGAACGAAGGATGGTGGGAGTAGTCCTGTTCTTTGTTATTTTAAGATCTCACTGTTGGATACTTAATAAAAAGTTTAGTTACATTTCCTACACATGTTATATACAGAGGTATatgaaaaataagttaaaacctTGTTAATTTTAAGTTGGAAATGTTCAGGTACTAGCAGAGATGGGATATGAATTATCATTGTTCTAAGGAGATTGGCTATAAAACGTCTTTTGACTGGGGCTATTTGTTACAACAAAGTGGTTGGTTGTTGCTTTACAGGCCACTGGAGTTATTTACATGATCAAGGAACTACTTTTGAATGATCAACCTCTGTAGATTAGCATTATCACTGTATTCAGTCGAGACTCCAtacagtgaaatgcaaacagGGCCAATCTAACCCCTGCTCTTGGACAATAGAGCGAGAGTGTCTATAGAAATTAACTAGGTCATTGTATTGCAGTGTTCTATTAGAAAATGAACTGGTTCCTCATTATGTACCTACCAGGAGAAATGGTAATAAAATCAAGTAGAGTTAATGGCAAATGGgtacaacaacaatacaaagtAATTAAGTGTCTCTCCTCCTGCTATCCCTCCCTTAGGTGGAAAGATAACCCTATGCTACCGGACGGACTGCTATATGAGGGGGTGTCTGAGGAGCCACGCAAGCTTTCGGGGGGAAGTGCAGCACAGAGCTCCGCTATACAGTGCTTCGACGAGTTACTGGGTATTCGGCACAGAGAAGAAATTGGTGAGGGTCATTGATATATCCAACTGCTATCTAATACACAGACCGTTAATAGTGGGTGTTGTGGTCTCCTAAATTTACTCATGTTAAACTGTTAGACTTCTGAATATTGCAATCCTTGCAAAAAATAGACTTGTGATTTGAGTGAACAGATGACAAAGGTCttggttttgtttctgtgtgcTTCATACACCAATATGAAATCATTCAATCTGTACTATAGCAATTGTTGATATGTGGTTTAAACCCTGTGTTTATTGGTGTTTCAGCCGCTTCTTTCCTGAAGCGAATGCGTGATTACATGCCTCCAGCACACCGACTGTTTATTGAGACTGTCGCCGACAAACCCTCTCTACGGGAGTATGTTCTAGCCAGTGCAAACGCCCAACTGAGTCTTGCCTTCAATGCCTGTGTCACTGAAATGGTCGAGCTACGGAACTATCACATCAACACGGTGGTCAAGTACATCACAATCCCAGCCAACAAGGCCAAAAGTGTGGGTTGCCCTTTCCGTGGGACATGCTCTGCATTGGACGAAATGGGAACTGGTGGCACCACTGTGTTATGCTTTCTTAAATGTGTTCGGGACTCTGCCAAAAATGTCTTTATAACTAATACGTGAGCTGCACACGTATAAAGTAACCTTGAAAACTACAGTCACTTTAAATTGCACTACGAAGAAAATATAACATCACTGGTGCCTTTAATGTAACTttgtatgttttaatatttattaatttaacaagTGCAATGAAAATTGCAGAGGTTTACACAAAGCGAGAATTATGCCTGCAAAATTAGAGCACATAcactttatatgtatttatgaaaatCCAATAACATGCTTCAGGGTTAATTGTGTACCATTTGTTTTGATATAAAGTGCTTTCATATCATTCCTGGTACACCCTCAAGACATTCTTGTTCCTGTGAGTAATTGTTAATATTTAACTTGCATGCCTATTTCTGTCCAAACTGCAACCAGACCTCggataaatatgtatatgtacactaGGGTGTGCTGTAAAGGTATTCTCTAGCcctatgttgttgttgttgtagtagtagtagtagtagtagtagtatgcaTTTTTAGCAACTTTTAATAAAATTTAAGCTTGCTTATCAgaggattttgttttatttctgcacATGTTTATGTACAATGTATGTGGAAATAGAATTGCAAAACAAACCGTGATTTTAATAAGTTATTTCACGCAACTGTCATAACGCATAGGGAATTGTGGAACTGTGTAATATGATAACCAGGTTGTGAATTTTATAACGGTCTTAATGATTTGACCTGAACTTTCTTAAGAATGAGAGACACCGGGACATGAAACGCCACTGTACACTCATACAGCAAGTATGCTAGAATGTCATATTTATTACTTCTCTGCAGGAGGAACatcctttgcattttgttttaaacatgctTCAGTTAGCTCTGTAAGTCCCCTGTTTATTCAGAGAATATGATATGATGCATATGTGTTTTTGTGCAGAAATATAAAGGGACGGGATTTCCCATGGAATCCAGACCAAGGTTTAGCGGTCATTACAGTATTTATAACATTTACGTGTTTGTgaactgtaaataaaaaaatgttatgtcACTTCAATGTTTTGAATCTTTGTCGAGGAGTACTTCCCTCTCGTTTTTCTTTGGGGGGTGATTTCAATTCAGTAACcgaaattaaaacatgttttgattTTCAGTAGCCACTCAAAGTAAAGGTTATGACTCCGTCTAAACAATAGGCATTAGGCAGACTAATTTGACACTAACATCTGGAAATGTATTTGCACTTGGGTAAATGCATTCAGAACAACACACGCTTAATTTTTAAGAACAGTGGGGGAATTTCCTGGATCCAAATATTCGTGATTCAATCGGTTATTGCTTGTTACAAACCGTTTTTAAAGCAAACGTTATATTGGTAGGGATCGCATCATAGGTTTGTCAAGTGAGAgaagtatttaataaaataaaagctcaATTTTCCGCGCTTCTAG
This DNA window, taken from Amia ocellicauda isolate fAmiCal2 chromosome 9, fAmiCal2.hap1, whole genome shotgun sequence, encodes the following:
- the LOC136759475 gene encoding indoleamine 2,3-dioxygenase 2, with the protein product METQDKSERVPHQIRLEAFHISEEYGFVLEAPLTNLPVYYQIWMETATNLAFYIETHRLRAKVKEMPLLSVHHLSGHRELRLAHLALSFITMGYVWQEGQEQPAKTLPKTLAVPFCEVSEILGLPPILVYADSVLANWKKKDPNGPMEMGNLDTVFTFPGGETCKGFLLVSLMVEKAASTGLQGIATVMNSMVTNDVNSMHKALLTIAKSLRKMREIFKLMHEYVNPLSFHGFLRIFFSGWKDNPMLPDGLLYEGVSEEPRKLSGGSAAQSSAIQCFDELLGIRHREEIAASFLKRMRDYMPPAHRLFIETVADKPSLREYVLASANAQLSLAFNACVTEMVELRNYHINTVVKYITIPANKAKSVGCPFRGTCSALDEMGTGGTTVLCFLKCVRDSAKNVFITNT